ACACCCAGTGATCGTCCTCCAAGACGTGGCCTTCACGGACCTCCACGCCCTCGTGGAGTTCATCTACCACGGCGAGGTGAACGTGCACCAGCGGAGTCTCTCCTCCTTCCTGAAGACAGCTGAGGTGCTGCGAGTCTCCGGGCTTACGCAGAACGATGATGCTCAGGGGGTTAGTACAACTTTTTACAGACAAAATTGTTTCTAAAAGATGCACACTTATTTAGGGAACCAAGATTGCACCAGCTTTGCTCGAACGTGGAGTAGGTATGCATCTGTTTTGTCGCCATAGAGACATCACTATTTTCTGCATTGTTAAGGGTTTGTTCTGTTCAAGTAGCTTCGACGGACTTTagtgaaaataataaaactttatGTAAAAGAAAATACTAATTCTAGTCGGGTGGCTATTAGTTCAAAATGTATCAGGGGTAACACCATCAACAAACTTCTTTCAGGTTAAAGTATTAATGCACTTCTTAACACTCCGCTTCCTCCACAGCCCCTGGTGCAGAGCctggcgcgcgccgccgccgcagccgCCTCCCCTCACACCCCACCCCCACACCCCGCGCACGCGCACCCCCACACCCCCTCCTACACCGACAAGCTCGAAGAAGCACTCCTGTCCCACCCCCAGCACTCCAGCATCCAGCATATGATGCGCCGAGTCTCCCTCCCTCCCCGCCGCATGTCCCGCTCCGCTGACAACTCCCCTGACGTCATCAAGCGCGCGCGCCACGACAACAACAACGAAACACAGATTCACGCAGCCGACTTCTCTACTAAGAACCACTCGATCATCAACAACACAAGAGCCCATGAGCCTGGGAACAACGGGAACGGGATTTCGAACAGCAGCTCCTCGCCGTCGCCGAGACTTATGGATGAGGTCAAGAATGAGCCTCTGGACATGATATGCGGCTCCAACGCTGATATAGACCGGAGTACGGATGATACGCCGCCGCATCACAGACCACTCGTGAGTTGGTAAAATCGAAGTTAGGCATTAGTCTCCCGTTGATGCCGCTGCGTCCAATTATAAATATGTGCGGCGTCAATCGAAGACCGAGGTCTAGAGTTTACGCACAATTTTGAACATTTAGAATTATTGCTTCAACAATTTTTATCGGCTATTTATGTATTGAGTTCAAATTCAACCGTAAAGGTGAAGGTTGCTTAGTAGGTAAGAGTTCAAATATTCGCGGAATCACAGCAGTTATTTTCTTCGCAAATTACGTTAGCGTACTTAAACCCAATGAAATCATAAAACTGGCTTTCATCAATTCGTACGCTTATTAAAGATATTCTCTCCTGAAATTATCATTTCCAAATAGAAACGGAATTATTTCCTCGTAGAAACGAAAACATTATATGTTGGTATTAAACGGGCCTCGGCCTTGGCATTCGTCTTATTTAGTTCTGagttaaatgaaaatatttattttaggttccaGGAAATATCTTAAAAGAAAAGGTTGAAATAACTAAATAGATATCGATAcgagtaagtaagtatttaaaaaagatcTAGAAATTCAGACGTTGAAAATTTGGCATTAACTTCTTCTCAACATAACTTCGACAACGTTACCGCGACAATGACAATATAGCgggattttttcgaaaatacAAGATTTTGTTTTGTTGACGATTGACATCGTTACCTCGTCAGCACCAAGCTTTTGGGACACACGTTAACCATTTCCATGTGTTCAAAGTTCAAACCCAAGACAAAGGATCAAAAACGTTCAGGATAACCGGCGTTGTTTCTGTGGACATTAGGTACAAAAGTTAACGATTTGCACACATTTTTCTAAGACTtattttacaa
The genomic region above belongs to Cydia splendana chromosome 13, ilCydSple1.2, whole genome shotgun sequence and contains:
- the LOC134796291 gene encoding broad-complex core protein isoforms 1/2/3/4/5 isoform X3, whose product is MADTQHFCLRWNNYQSSITSAFENLRDDEDFVDVTLACDGKSLKAHRVVLSACSPYFRELLKSTPCKHPVIVLQDVAFTDLHALVEFIYHGEVNVHQRSLSSFLKTAEVLRVSGLTQNDDAQGPLVQSLARAAAAAASPHTPPPHPAHAHPHTPSYTDKLEEALLSHPQHSSIQHMMRRVSLPPRRMSRSADNSPDVIKRARHDNNNETQIHAADFSTKNHSIINNTRAHEPGNNGNGISNSSSSPSPRLMDEVKNEPLDMICGSNADIDRSTDDTPPHHRPLGGGPPSRGSSAENDDRTPPPPPHQLPPSPFLQPADTKLFAPSNPYNFNMTALTEHPSLQGLQSPLAPDGMASTSQGKKLFSCSLCGKVLCSKASLKRHIADKHAERQEEYRCTICERVYCSRNSLMTHIYTYHKSRPGETDQIRFF